In Mugil cephalus isolate CIBA_MC_2020 chromosome 7, CIBA_Mcephalus_1.1, whole genome shotgun sequence, the sequence AGAAATCAGGAGCTGTTGGAAGCTTGTAACAGGTTTTACACTCGCATCCCCCACGACTTTGGGTAAGAAGCCTGCAGCTGAGTCCTTAACATACGTAGGATCTGGGTTCTGACTAAAAGATGTTCAATCTCCAAGGTTGAAAACTCCCCCGATCATCCGCACAGAAGATGAGCTGAAGGAGAAAATCGCCCTGTTGGAggtaaaactgtgttttgattgaatcatttcttatttttcttattttttctcataAGTATCTGTAATTCCtgactgcttttgttttttttaaggcactGAGTGACATTCAGATAGCggtgaaaatggtccagtccaGCGAGAAAAGTGATGAACATCCTCTGGACAGACAGTACCACTCGCTCCAGTGTGACCTGCAGCCTCTGGACCCCAGCAGCAACGACTACCAGGTCAGAAAAGATGAAACTAACCTTCGAGTCTAATGTTTTATGGTGTTAATCAAAGTATCTTTCATATCTGAGGACACAGATCTTTGCCAGATGTAACTTGTGTTGCTGTAAATTCACGttcctcttctttctgtgtgtgtgtgtgaaggtgatAGAAAACTATCTGCAGACCACTCACGCCTCGACCCATCGAGAATACACCATGACCATCCTGGACATCTTCTCAGTGGACAAAAACGGGGAGAGAGACAACTTCCTGTCACAGTTAGACAACAGGTCAGCAGAAGAAACGTTTACTTCTTTATGTTGCCTCAGTTCAAATCATATAATCTTATAAACTCTTGTCAGTCCGACTCgttctgtgtattttttgccggtcgggttcatttttgtttctacttcctgcttcactttcaacaatggcaactgaaacgtTGCCGAAACCTTTACTACATGTTTTCcgatctttattgatccaaaacaatcgattagaaaattgcggagatggagaagcagccagaaatactgaGGTGGAAACACGGTACTGCCGAGTGAACCAGTTACCAATCTGCATCGCTGTGGTGCATAGTCACATTTCTGTCTTATGGCCATGACTTCATGCTGAGGatgcagacacagctctctttGGTTATACAGGGACCGGACGGCTCGATCCCAAATTTTCTCAGCGCTGGTATCagcctttggaagcagaaagttatcggttcggttttaaaaaaaaaagttatcgtGCATCCTGAGTTACAGCTGTTATGAAGgcacaaggtggtcataatgttatgccccaAAAACATCAGTAAGAACAGACTGTCTGAGAGGAAGTGGTTCTTTCCGCTGTGGAAACTCAAATCTGCAAGAAACGGAGGAGAAGAAGTTTTTCCCTTACTTACTTAACTTATGAcaacacttcattcattcaaaagaagaaaacgagGACGATGGACCCACATTTTTAACAGCTATGTCCACATCAAGtccagcttcattcatcttttattttaacatccgGTTGTTTTACTACCTGTGTGTTTCTACCACCACAACCAGAGGTTTACACCAGTGAACGAGTCTGTGAAACCaggttttaatgatgttttcactgtctctgtgtctgcgtcTCCACCAGGACTCTGCTGTGGCACGGCTCCCGTCTCTCTAACTGGGTCGGCATCCTCAGTAAAGGCCTCCGAGTGGCTCCACCTGAAGCCCCGGTCACTGGTTACATGGTGAGCTGGCTGGGAAGATGGAagcctaaaaaataaatagtaaaaataataaaaaaattaaaaaaggagtAAACATTTCCTCTCTCTGGAGGCCGAGACCAAGCTTTTAAACTTCCTGGCTGATGTTTTGAGACGTTGCTCCtgatttatttgtctctttcatCCAGTTTGGTAAAGGTATCTACTTTGCTGACATGTCATCAAAAAGTGCCAACTACTGCTTCCCCAACCAGAACAACCCGGTCGGacttctgctgctgtgtgaggTGAGTTCATTTGATCTTTAATGTCTTCTCAAGGAACTTGACCAGCGAGCATGTTGACGAGGGAATCTGTTTGTAGGTTTTCTTTTTCCCGTACCACACTCAGTCTGCTAATTGTTTCAGTTGATACAAAGATCCTACGACCAGAAACAAACTTGTTTTAATGTccgtgctgtttgtgtgtgtctgtgggctgCAGGTTGCCCTGGGAGACAGTAACGAGCTACTGGATGCTAACTACGAGGCTAGCAATCTGCCTGATGGGAAACACAGCACCAAGGGGCTCGGACGGACCGGACCTGACCCCAAGAACTCTGTCACACTGTTAGTCTGTCTCATTATACAACACTGACATTATATAACACTGTCTAATCTAAAAAGAGTGTTTTTGAGAAGAGTCACAAGGAAAATGAAGGTGATCTGCATGCTCTCGTTTTGTCTCCCAGGGATGGTGTGGTGGTACCGATGGGGCCCGGAGAACCCAGAGACGTGGGTAGAACCAACGGTTACTCCCTCCTCTACAACGAGTACATTGTTTACGATCCGGCCCAGGTTCGCATGAGGTACCTGCTGAGGATCCGGTTCAACTACTCTTCACTGTGGTGAGGCTGATGAAGCTACACGGTGGCGTGATATCAGGATCAGAGGTGACATCGGTTTCGGGCATCATTAGCTGGTTTGTGACGTCGGAGCTGAACTGAGTCGGCAGCAGGAACGTTTACCTCCTCACTGCAACGATTAACGGATCAGACAGCTGATGTATAAAAACGTCTGGTGGCAGCTTCTCTGActttcagcttcttttctttgtgatgAATTAGATTCGACTTAAAGTCTTTGAGCCGTTGGACGAATAAAAATGATTCTCGGACGTGTtgagaaaatgtaattttctgtaATTTCTTACCTCTGTGTCctttattacttttaaatatatctTGGTTACCTAAAGTGGAACTACTGCTCGATGTATTTTGGATGATATGAAGAATGTATGTAGAACGTTTTGCACTACGTGTTGTTTTATGTCATATTCGTGTCAATAAAAGCTGTATCTGTGAACATGAGTTTCATCTGGATGTGGATCTTTAGACGTGATGAAATGTGTCTCATTagtgtcaaacaaaacaaaaaaaaaatttatattttttttgattggtGTGAAACGGACAAAGACAAGAATCTGTGGAAAATCATTGTAAGATTTTATACAAAGATACAACAATAAAGGACGTTCTCTTTCACAGGTTGGAGTGTGTGTCTTCATCCACATAATCAGTTAGTTGGACTCTGAATATCTGCTATGTACAATCAAATGACTTATGTCCTGattgatgatgatcatgatcacTACAGTTGACATGAGCTCGTCTCTTCATCCATTTCAACAGCAACACGTGGTCTCCAAACCAGTCAGTGGAaatgtagatttatttatttccaaaaaactaaatctctgtgataaaggaaggtctgctggtttctctgttgAGGCCCACGCAGcggaagagaaacaacaacacacaaacacatcaacacaaatgttgatgtgtttgacCTTTAAAGTTTATATAGACATCCCCAAAAAGAACAAACTATGACAATGAGGTGAACCATATACTACATGTGAAAGTAAATCTTAGCTAAAAGTGAACAATGAGTAGCGATCCCTGAGGTAATTTTTGTACTATAAAGCATCATCAACGTAGTCGGAAAGAAGGCCCTGCAAGTGTTGTCATGGGCTTCTCTGAAGGGATTTTTGGTTCATTAACAAGGTCTCAGTGTTGCCGGAGCCAGAGGATATGGGGATAGTAGTGCGACGGAGTTGAGGCACTCTGTACGATAATGTGGTCTGTGTAAAGAAGTGAATTGTGACTCTTGTTCTACTGTAGAGGCATTCCAGTTTGCATTTATGTGCTTTCATTTGATGGAGCGCAGGGGTGTACCAAGGGGCAGAGTGTGTGAAGgaaagttttggttttgtttgggGTAAGCATGATCAGAAGGATAGAAGACTGTTGGTCAGTAATTATAGTGAGAAAAGTGCTCGGAACGGGTTTGGACTTTGTTGTATCGGGGAAGTGATGGAATTATGTCTGGTGGTCGTTTTGAGGGAGGGCATGGGGAGATTTGTTCATTTTGGAATTCAACGCTCATGGTAACATAGATAAAGTTGTTTCCACCCTggttaattaatttatttatttcggaCACTGTTTCTTACAACCTGTTAATCCAAGATTGTCAACGCAGTCATGTCACTCACTTACCAGTCAGTGTGATGTCCAGATGTGTAACTGCACGTTCAAGACGAATGGCTGTAAAGAGATCAGTCTTTTCTCCATCATTCAGTTGGAATAACTGCCACATGTAAATactaaattaaaagtaaagcaATGCATACTgttatatgtaaatgtttgcttttataCTAGCGCATTTCCTACCTAAGCTcaggtactcaaagtgcttttacacaTACTGGTGGactcagtgtcttgctcaaggatgCTTCAGTAGCACATTCAGGGATTGAAACCACTAAACCTTCAGTTTGGTGCGAACTGTCTAAATCCTTCATGACTGGCACACAGCCTGCCCCATGTGAGAAGTATGTTGATGTTTGTAGCATGAAATACTTTTATGATTATCATTAAGTGACATAATTGTCTGTATTCATgtattgtgtttactgtgtggaACTCCTCATCAGGATGAATAGCTCGTCACTTGTTTGCAGCTAATGAGGATCTCTATTAAACAATAACAATTCAGGCCAAGACCGGTTCAGTGGTAAACAAGCGAAACAAgaataaatgacataaagtTGTAGGCAGTGTGGggagaggaaacaaagacatatttaaacaaacaaacaaacaaaaaaaacaggaccaaGTGAGAACAGCCAATAAACTCCATGAGAACATCTGTGAAGTTTATTTGAAGAGGATATGATGTGACAGATTAAACAAAGAACTGTCTGACACAGTCGTCTCTCTAGCCTCATACATACTAATATGTAATAGAATTATGTTAAGTTTGATTCAGTTGTTGTTGGTTCACATCAGGGATGTTCAAAGACCTTCTGTATGGGGCAGGTCTTCAAAGTTATAATAGTATCATGGGCACACATTTGAACACCAACAGAAATACCTTATGTTTAAATTGCAGCAGCATATTCATAAAGAATTGTCACATTTGAAGTACAGTGTAAGATtggattaaaaaagaagaatcacCATTCCAGTAGTGGTTATCAGAATGAAAATAAGGAGAAATTCTTGTAACATCACGCCATCCCAGTTTAATTTATCAAATGAGTATAACCGCTAAGACAAAAAGGTCCCCCCAAGGATCAAAACACCTAGGACAGAAACAGGTATGTAGATGTAGCGGTTCAGAGTACGAGGGATGTAGCAGACCGTACATGGAGCAAACCAACAACATCACAAGGCAGGCCACCAGGAGAGAGCAGCTCataggaaacgactcagcagtcactccacctgaaggacaaagggacactcctttgaggagtAACACTCAAAAGTCCTGGCCAGTGAGGACTAGATGGTTTTGAGAgagagttaaggaagccatctatgtaaATTGGAGAAACCTGACTCTAAATCAGAGAGTGTGGACAGTTTTAGAtattaccaactatttataatcaAGTTTTGactctgtccccaagaagtttcaacaacattacACATGAGCCTCAGGTTCAATGGACATAGCCTCGATTAGAGCTCTTTCATAGGTGTAATTTAGCCCAACACACAGTTCACCCACATTCAAGGATCAGGTAAGTATCAGCTTATGGTTAATGAGTGACCCAGTTTCTGGTAAGCAAGTTTCTGTGGGTGTACCACAAGTTTTCtattaaacctcaatttccacTAGTTTACAGAACTGAATGAAGTACTGTGTGAGTGGcgaaaacgtcttcaagaaatttacagtccagctgaccttatcaGCTTTTGGAATGGAATCACAACCGATGTCATTGGTCTATTCCGCATATCTTTGTTGAGAGCAGTTGCAAAGCAATAAAATGCCTAACGACTTTGcccatgacaaataaataaataaataaaaagaatcactAGCCTCAACATActcacattttccctttttctatttgttaattttatgcGATTGTTTGATATGACTATGAATAGTAACACTATACATTCTTATGATCATTTGCTTGTCTGTTACATCTGAATCAGGGCTGTTATAGGATGTGAATATGGATGGAAGCCTTAAGTATCATTTAACTATACAGTTATGTTGTgatgttgtatattgatgtgctgaagaaagagtGATCATGCTGACAAGGCTtacttgcatttaaaaatgttttttacaaGATAGAACGATGTCCAATCACAGCGAATATGAGAGAAGCTTCTGCGCAATCGTCAATCCTCTCTGCATTCACTCCTGGAGACCCCTTCTATTGGTTCTTATGCCCGAAAAACCCCATTCACAAACCAACTGTCTCCTTACAAGGTCTAACAGTTTAGACTGACAACTGGTACAtcacctttaacctttaaacgTTTATAAGACATCCCAAAAAAGGAACTAAATATAAGAACAAatggagaggaccatatactacactGAAAAGTAAATTTATGCTATAAAGTGAAACAATGAGTCTAGGTATCCTGATGGTAATTTTCGTCTTTAGGTCTCTTTTTCGCGTCGAAGGAAACGCTCTAGACGTGATATGTCGAACAGGTTGTCTGTCTAAAGTCCgtgaatttaatttcttttgaaCGTTATCTGTGGTACCTCAGCCAGGATCActgctttattttaagaaacgtgaaattatttctgcttttgcttttctaACGTTTTCAGTGGGTCAGACATAAACCGCTACAATAACCAAACATCTTCAACCTTATAGATAATAGTGCTGCTCCTGGACTCTTTCTAACACCTTTTGCACTGACTGTACAACGAACACTTTCTGTTTTGCTTCACAGACAAACCttcaatacaacaacaacaaatattacCTGATCCAGCTCCTGGAAGACGACGGCTCCAAGGGTTATAGTGTGTGGATGAGATGGGGCCGAGGTGActatttaaagctttttatgTGGAAAAATGTGTACGATAAATCATTTTCTCTCAAACTTACGCTTCCAAtaaaaattgtgtgtgtgcagtgggaAAAGTGGGTCAAAGCAGCCTCACAGCCTGTGGTGGAGACCTGCTGAAGGCcaaaaacgtcttcaagaaaaagtgagagctttttttttttgtaaatgactTAAAAAGATTTCCAGATACGTTTTGTAGCAGCGCGCTCAGTGAAATTTTTGCTGCAGGTTTCTGGAGAAGACCAAGAACGAGTGGGAGAACCGGGAGAACTTTGAGAAAGTGAACGGAAAATACGACATGGTGTTTATGGACTACAACACAAACGAAAAGGTATGAAATGTCTGTGACTCCTCTGTGTTTATCAGAAGCTTTGATGAGAATCGAATCCCGACGCCCGTTCTCCTGCGTCGTCTTTTTATTGGTCCAGGAGGAGAACCAGACCACAGTGGACGCCGCACCCAAGAAGAATCCCTCCAAGCTGGATGCGAAGATCCAGTCTCTCCTGGAGCTCATCTGTGACCTCAAAGCCATGGAGGAGTGTGTGCTGGAGATGAAGTTCGACATTAAGAAAGCTCCGCTCGGTCAGTCTAACAAACAGATCACACGAGCTGGAGACGAAGTGACGATGCTGCTgtagctttgtgtttttatctctgtgcCTGTAGGTAAACTGACCTCGGAGCAGATCCGTGCAGGCTACATGGCTCTGAAGAGCATAGAGGAGTGTTTGAAGAGGAAGGCCAGAAATCAGGAGCTGTTGGAGGCTTGTAACAGGTTTTACACTCGCATCCCCCACGACTTTGGGTAAGAAGCCTGCAGCTGAGTCCTTAACATGCCCTGGTGGGATCTGGGTTCTAACTAAAAGATGTAACTCTCCAAGGTTGAAAACTCCCCCGATCATCCGCACAGAAGATGAGCTGAAGGAGAAAATCGCCCTGTTGGAggtaaaactgtgttttgattgaatcatttcttatttttcttattttttctcataAGTATCTGTAATTCCtgactgcttttgttttttttaaggcactGAGTGACATTCAGATAGCggtgaaaatggtccagtccaGTGAGAAAAGTGATGAACATCCTCTGGACAGACAGTACCACTCGCTCCAGTGTGACCTGCAGCCTCTGGACTCCAGCAGCAACGAGTACCAGGTCTGTAAAGATGAAACTAACCTTCGAGTCTAATGTTTTATGGTGTTAATCAAAGTATCTTTCATATCTGAGGACACAGATCTTTGCCAGATGTAACTTGTGTTGCTGTAAATTCAcgttcctcttctttctctgtgtgtgtgtgtgaaggtgatAGAAAACTATCTGCAGACCACTCACGCCTCGACCCATCGAGAATACACCATGACCATCTTGGACGTCTTCTCAGTGGACAAAAACGGGGAGAGAGACAACTTCCTGTCACAGTTAGACAACAGGTCAGCAGAAGAAACGTTTACTCCTTTATGTTGCCTCAGTTCAAATCGTATTCATAAAGTTACAcgttttcattctttcattcccGTCCACTTATCCGAGGTCGGGTCCTGGTGACAACAGACTTGTTCTGTGTGGGACATTTATACTTAGAAACTCTTGTCAGTCCGATTCgttctgtgtattttttgccggtcgggttcatttttgtttctacttcctgcttcactttcaacaatggcaactgaaacgtTGCCGAAACCTTTACTCCatgttttcccattttttttttgatccaaaacaatcaattagaaaattgcggagatggagaagcagccagaaacacGGTACTGCCGAGTGGAACCAGTTACCAATCTGCATCGCTGTGGTGCATAGTCACATTTCTGTCTTATGTCTACGACTTCACGCTGAGGatgcagacacagctctctttGGTTATACAGGGACCGAATGGCTCGATCCCAAACTTTCTCAGCGCTGGTATCagcctttggaagcagaaagttatcGGTATCGGTTTCAAAGAAAAGTTATCGTGCATcctgagtcacagctgttatGAAGgcacaaggtggtcataatgttatgccccaAAAACATCAGTAAGAACAGACTGTCTGAGAGGAAGTGGTTCTTCCCGCTGTGGAAACTCAGATCTGcaagaaacagaggagaagaagtttTTCCCAACTTTACTGAcaacacttcattcattcaaaagaagaaaacgagGACGATGGACCCACATTTTTAACAGCCATGTCCACATCAAGTCCAGCttcattcatctggttcttttACTACCTGTGTGTTTCAACCACCACAACCAGAGGTTTACACCAGAGAACGAGTCTGTGCTGCCAggttttaaatgatgttttcactgtctctgtgtctgcgtcTCCACCAGGACTCTGCTGTGGCACGgctaattagtgaccccagtttctggtcaagcaagtttctggtgggtgctacccacagagtttttcctatttaaacctcaatttcccacaagtttatcagaactgaagaagctactcggatgagtggcgaaacgtcttcaagaaattctacaagtccagctgaccttattcaacgccttttttGGAATGGAATCACAACATACCATGTCATTGTCTATTCCCCATATCTTTGTTAGAGAGCAgtgcaaagcaaaaaaaattgCCTAACGCACTTTGcccatgacaaaataaataaataaataaaaaatgaatcacagccTCAACAATACatcacattttccctttttctattttgttacatttatatGCGATTGTTATGACTATGAACTAGTGAACTAGTTAACACTATTAACATTTCctttatgatcattttgacTTGTACTGTTACATCTGAATCAAGGGACTGTGTATATGGATGTGAATATGGATGGAAGCCTTAACGATCATTTTAACTATACAGTTATGTTGTgatgttgtatattgatgtgctgaagaaagaagtgatcactgctgacaagtcttatcttgcatttaaaaatgtttattacaAGATAGAACGATGTCAAAATCACAGctgaatctgagagagcttctggccaatcgtcaaATCCtctctgccattcagctcctggagaccccttatatatggttcttatCCCCAAAaacccccattcacaaaccCAACTTGTCTCCTTACAAGGTCTAACAGTTTTATGGACTGACAACTGGTACATCaccctttaacctttaaagtttatatagacatccccaaaaaaggaaacaaatactaAGAACAAATGGAGAGGACCATATNNNNNNNNNNNNNNNNNNNNNNNNNNNNNNNNNNNNNNNNNNNNNNNNNNNNNNNNNNNNNNNNNNNNNNNNNNNNNNNNNNNNNNNNNNNNNNNNNNNNNNNNNNNNNNNNNNNNNNNNNNNNNNNNNNNNNNNNNNNNNNNNNNNNNNNNNNNNNNNNNNNNNNNNNNNNNNNNNNNNNNNNNNNNNNNNNNNNNNNNNNNNNNNNNNNNNNNNNNNNNNNNNNNNNNNNNNNNNNNNNNNNNNNNNNNNNNNNNNNNNNNNNNNNNNNNNNNNNNNNNNNNNNNNNNNNNNNNNNNNNNNNNNNNNNNNNNNNNNNNNNNNNNNNNNNNNNNNNNNNNNNNNNNNNNNNNNNNNNNNNNNNNNNNNNNNNNNNNNNNNNNNNNNNNNNNNNNNNNNNNNNNNNNNNNNNNNNNNNNNNNNNNNNNNNNNNNNNNNNNNNNNNNNNNNNNNNNNNNNNNNNNNNNNNNNNNNNNNNNNNNNNNNNNNNNNNNNNNNNNTTTTctcaaaaaaaatcactggaGAGTGAAAACGTACATATCCACATCCACAGTTCTCATGCAAACGAAAGGATCTCCAGAGCACTTGTGAAGAACCTGTTTTTCTTAGAGTGCACCATGATAAACTGATAAAGCGCCTCTTAGGACCGCGagagtcatatatatatattatttttaaaaagtacagtgtACAATCCAAGATTTCTTAGAATGAGCCAAACAAATCAACCACCAGTGAGCCTAGAATCAGTCTGGGCTCGGACTCTTACAAGATGGCGTCACAATGAGATCAATGGGATGAAGTAGAGACATGTCGTCTATATTTATGtgcagttttctgtctttttttttgttttgttttgtattttagctTACTCCAGGTAACATGATGAACTACTGATTTCATACTAGTGAAGAAGTTCGCACTGTCTCATAGTCTCAcagattgaaaacaaaaaacatagtAAATTAATGCTCATTAGAATGAAAACTAAGAACACTGTTAGAATAAGACTCAGACCAAATCTACACTCACTGTCTTTTGTTGTCATGCTACAAGAAAGTGTAGTTTCTGAAGGATAGAGTATGGATGATCGAACACTTGCTAAAAATGTTGACTGTCACTTTTTCTTCAATCAGCGTTCAGCAGATCGTGATTCAGCTAATAATCCAACCTCCACCTACTGCTTGGTCGGGCCAAATACTGGACCCAGAGGATCCACTAAGactaaaacaaacaatcagCCAGAGAGTCTCTATGTAACGATATGAAAGGCTGCCAAGTCCTGAGAGAAacaggacaaacagaaacaggacaGGACATACTGTAAATATTGTATATCATTGTTAACACAACCCTGTTAACTGGTTCTGACATGATCTGGGCTTCACAGTGTTGTACAAACAGTAGAAATTAAAGTTAGACTGATGCATAAAACCAAAGTTAAGTGTAACAAACAGGATCATCACTGTAGTGAGGACCTTTTAAAATAGTTtccaaaatgcaaaaacaatatGTTGTGTTGACAACAATGGGCAAAATGATTGTTCCACTTTGTGCACAAAAGAGTTTACAGCACATGGATGTGGGTTTGAATGAACAAAtcacatttgatattttatgtattttgctTTTAGTATTATCTAAGATACTTGAAGTGAAGCTCAACGTTGAGGTTACTGCTACCAAAggagattattatttatatttatatatatttaaaccaaaaatcatattttaacacataaaatgtaattttaaaagattaaacTCAATTATGTTGTGATTTGTAGGCAGTTTTTTAATGTGTAGTTGTGTTAAAATCTATTAAATGAATAGTTCCACTTCCAATTCAAGCACGAACCTCATAAACTTCAGATATCTGTCAGAATGAAGGAATGTGTTGTGTTAAAAGTGATGATCCTGAATTATACAGAAATTAATTTACAGTACATGAATGTGGGCTTGAAGCCAGTGCACTGTAAGATAGCAGTATGCTGCAGTatttacattcatattttacatattttcattgtatttaagatatttagtgtttgtgtgtgtcagtttattTCACAGCTAATTCTACTGCTGCAAAAGAACATATAGGACACAGAACAGATCAGTCAGTAGCCTGCAGTTTTGCACAAATTTTATGTCGAAGGATGAATTGATTTATGCTGTGTTTGGATTCCAGAGGAAGGATTTCTTTGACATTAGTTAGAGATGGTATCATGTACTTCCATGGAaatctagatagatagatagatagatagatagatagatagatagatctcaCATTTCATATATTACATCTTTTCATATTATCTAATAGTATTTAAGATATTAATGATTATTTGTTCAGTGTTCAATTGCTTTGGTCTTCCAGGTACACAAAGAACAATAGTTACAGTAACCACcataaaaccatttatttaatattacttTTTGTGACTGATGGGAATGGGAGAGACAGTGATAGGTTGTTGatgcctgttttgttttgtctggttCAGAGTGAAACTTACAAGCCCCTATGTATAGAATTTATCTTTTGAACTGTAAATAGTCTTAATTTATTAAACTGTACATATTAATTGATGCTTTTATAagcagcacacattttaaaccaTTTATAACTATCTATGAACTCTATTTAGTTATGAACATGTTTTAAACACAGCATGTTATTatactgttaattatttattattcactgtAACATATATGTGTTTTGTACAGGGCTGCATTGGTCTTTAGATCAGCTCTCGACTGACCAACCACCAAAGCTAAAGACGTCCCTGTGATCGGAACAGAAACTAACATCCTCTTTTTCTCTGAAGTACGCAGCTGGCTTACTTCCTTAAACTGATGACATCTTTTGAAATGGAACTTAATCTTTGTTTATTGGCAGTTTTGTGATATATTCAAGTCAAATTCAAGGTAAGATGTTATTTTATAATAGTATTTTTGTAATTGTAactggttgatgttttgaacctatttaatttaaatgacgATAACAATAGCACTGGAATTTCTCCGTAAACGATAGAATTGAAACCAAAAAGCATGCGACCCACAGGAGGAAAAGCAGAATATTAAGTCGTTCCCGTGTTCATTGGCTTAA encodes:
- the parp2 gene encoding poly [ADP-ribose] polymerase 2 isoform X2; the protein is MRNRFKSKRRRRQKSNLQSREGGSKARVSQKLRKKKEVVKTVVMKGKAPVDSECRAKLGKAHVYSEGNDVYDVMLNQTNLQYNNNKYYLIQLLEDDGSKGYSVWMRWGRVGKVGQSSLTACGGDLLKAKNVFKKKFLDKTKNEWENRETFEKVNGKYDMVFMDYNTNEKEENQTTVDAAPKKNPSKLDAKIQSLLELICDLKAMEECVLEMKFDIKKAPLGKLTSEQIRAGYMALKSIEECLKRKARNQELLEACNRFYTRIPHDFGLKTPPIIRTEDELKEKIALLEALSDIQIAVKMVQSSEKSDEHPLDRQYHSLQCDLQPLDPSSNDYQVIENYLQTTHASTHREYTMTILDIFSVDKNGERDNFLSQLDNRTLLWHGSRLSNWVGILSKGLRVAPPEAPVTGYMFGKGIYFADMSSKSANYCFPNQNNPVGLLLLCEVALGDSNELLDANYEASNLPDGKHSTKGLGRTGPDPKNSVTLDGVVVPMGPGEPRDVGRTNGYSLLYNEYIVYDPAQVRMRYLLRIRFNYSSLW